From Lolium perenne isolate Kyuss_39 chromosome 5, Kyuss_2.0, whole genome shotgun sequence, a single genomic window includes:
- the LOC127298494 gene encoding uncharacterized protein — MELIESGLAEMEIYLGGESSAKTRSTKKNITKPRRFGLTRTGMPKTDRLPPQIRKTDEHRGEVQELAPPTEEKRAVEPAPPTEEQEEDDAAPPTEEQEVEDYRKFWERCFGRRHGSYDAETSLAPMYCATGTIPPDALPDSSLQFFSIKVTDLSGLSWPLQVHGFVAARDSVDRRRNYLLRCSRDNCQTLTEKDPFLRLTGPSRAVLMIDPVAIEVQLKVKTTEESEDDEVLALACFKFRETYPLIDGLRACIPRQRCMLEFALAVLGSSVETTVGVRLVDGSWPDQCAGLIVCNTDKVKEGRMVLLDFKDGKLPTKSDGTVELSRRIVSVSYPAGKLFVSVEASRYGFSAQDTVNFGMKRSGTSTCTCDLVFCKMEVTVTWGNSIWIPGPNALASSTNHLCPG, encoded by the exons ATGGAGCTGATCGAGAGCGGGCTGGCGGAGATGGAGATCTACTTGGGCGGCGAGTCCAGCGCAAAGACGAGGTCGACGAAGAAGAACATCACAAAGCCGCGGCGATTTGGCCTGACGCGCACCGGGATGCCCAAGACAGATCGGCTCCCACCTCAGATCCGGAAGACGGATGAGCACAGAGGGGAGGTGCAGGAGCTGGCTCCTCCTACAGAGGAGAAGCGGGCGGTGGAGCCGGCTCCTCCTacagaggagcaggaggaggatgaCGCAGCTCCTCCTACAGAGGAGCAAGAGGTTGAGGACTACCGCAAATTCTGGGAGAGGTGTTTCGGCCGCCGCCACGGTTCCTACGACGCCGAAA CTTCTCTTGCTCCCATGTACTGTGCAACAGGAACCATCCCACCAGATGCTCTCCCGGATAGTTCCTTGCAGTTCTTCTCCATCAAAGTCACCGACCTATCTGGTCTGAGCTGGCCACTTCAGGTTCATGGCTTTGTTGCTGCCAGGGACTCAGTAGATCGTAGGCGCAACTATCTCCTCAGATGCTCCAGGGATAACTGCCAAACACTCACTGAAAAG GATCCATTCTTGCGTTTAACGGGCCCGTCTCGCGCGGTTCTGATGATTGACCCAGTTGCGATAGAGGTTCAACTAAAAGTAAAGACTACAGAAGAGTCTGAAGATGATGAAGTCTTGGCTCTCGCTTGTTTTAAGTTCCGTGAAACTTATCCTTTGATAGATGGGCTCCGTGCATGTATCCCCCGCCAGCGCTGCATGCTTGAGTTTGCTTTGGCGGTGCTGGGTAGTTCGGTGGAGACTACCGTGGGTGTCCGACTCGTCGATGGGTCGTGGCCGGATCAGTGTGCAGGGCTGATTGTTTGCAACACCGACAAAGTAAAAGAAGGGAGGATGGTGCTGCTTGATTTTAAGGATGGAAAGCTGCCAACCAAGTCAGATGGTACAGTTGAGCTCTCAAGGCGTATTGTTTCTGTCAGCTACCCAGCGGGGAAACTGTTTGTTTCTGTGGAGGCCTCTCGGTACGGGTTTTCTGCACAGGATACAGTCAACTTCGGGATGAAACGGTCGGGCACAAGTACTTGCACATGTGATCTCGTTTTCTGCAAGATGGAAGTGACTGTTACTTGGGGAAACTCAATTTGGATCCCGGGTCCAAATGCTCTCGCTAGTTCGACCAATCATTTGTGTCCAGGTTGA